The proteins below come from a single Chryseobacterium capnotolerans genomic window:
- a CDS encoding putative quinol monooxygenase codes for MNLHIIALFKFNENYLMEAVELFQNLVKETRKEEGCLQYDLIEDKDNKGTFFLIELWESVDHHNIHNGQDHLLDFRKDASKMMESTVEVYKGFKIY; via the coding sequence ACATATCATTGCACTTTTTAAGTTTAATGAAAATTATCTAATGGAAGCGGTAGAGCTTTTCCAAAACCTGGTAAAGGAAACAAGAAAAGAAGAAGGCTGTCTGCAGTATGACCTTATTGAAGATAAAGATAACAAAGGAACATTTTTCCTGATTGAACTTTGGGAAAGTGTTGATCATCACAACATACACAACGGGCAGGATCATTTGCTGGATTTCCGTAAAGATGCTTCCAAAATGATGGAAAGTACAGTGGAAGTTTACAAAGGATTTAAAATATACTAA